The following DNA comes from Actinomycetota bacterium.
TAATAAAGGAAAGTAAGGAGAAAATCATGTTTACTGCCAGAATGAAAATAGGCTTGATTTCAGGAGCGATTTTAGGAGTAATATGCATTGCAGGGGCATTGATAAGATCCGGGGGCCAGAGCCAGGCTTATATCCTGTTTTCCCTATGGTATAACCGCTTGCTGATGGGGTTGGTGATAGGGCTGCCCTGGAAAAGGCTTCCCCTGGCTAAAACCATAGCAAGGGGAGCACTGCTGGGCTTGGTAGTGTCTTTTGCCTTTTATAGTGCTACCGGTTTTACCGATATCATCAGCTTTCTGGCAGGCATAGCCTACGGTGTCATAATCGAATATGCCGCTTATAGATTTGAAAACAGGGGAAAACATATATAAGGAGTATTTAGAACAATGTCAGAGGCAATAAATTATAGCAACCGCCAGCCAGGAGTAGAGAGAAATGGAACATAGACCCGCCAATAGATTATTTTCATTAAAGGAATCATACCGGGCCTTTTATTACGGCCTGCGCACTATTAAATACATGTCGCAAGCCAGGCGGCAGAAACTGTTGAGCACTGATTTTATTGAAAGGGTTATGCTGGCGGTGACTGAGGTTAACGGCTGTGCCGTTTGCTCCTATGCCCATGCCCGCCTGGCCCTGGAAGCAGGGATCAGCAGCCGGCAAATACAGGACATGCTGTCCGGGGTAATGGATGAAGTTCCTGCCCACCAGCAGCCGGCAGTATGGTTTGCCCAGCATTATGCAGACAGCAGGGCTAACCCCTCCCGGCTGTCCTGGGATAGAATGATACAGCTTTACGGGGATGCTGCAGCAAAGGGCATCCTGGGGGCTATACGTATGATTATGATAGGAAATATATTTGGTATACCTTTAGGCTCTTTTTTAAACCGTTTTAAAGGTAAGCCGGATAAAAGAAGCAGTATCTTTTATGAAATAGGGATGATGGGTGCCAGCATTATACTAGTGCCGGTTGCCCTGGCCCATGCTTTGTTAGACAATTTAGGCCGTAAGCCCATTATAGTTTTTAAAAGTTTCCCACCGGCCAGTGATACTTTCTATTCAAAATTATAATCGCATGTCCCAGTAGCTTATTAGGCCTAAATGGGGGGGGTTACTGGGGGTAAGATATAACAGCCAAAAACATTAAAAGAGAATATGGCAGAGGATGTGCATGTTATAAATAAAGTATTATTAGGAATAATCTACTTTAAAACAGGCCTATATTGGAATTAGTTAACCGCTTCTGGAAATCTGATAGGGTAAGTAGTCTATTATAGCCTTCTTGCCTGCAAATTCCTGTCCAGTAATATTAAATACAGCAGTGCCTTTTCTGCTGTGGTATAATAACAAATCAGTTACCAGCGCCAAGTTTTATTCTAAAAGTTTTTAAACTGGAAGGCTGCAAATGAAAAAAATTACTTTTATCATCATGACAATAATATTAAGTATGGTTGTCTATGGCTGCGGGCAGGCTGGCGGCTTAAGCCTAAAAGCAGAAATTGATAAATATAGCCCCTCTTTTTCTTCCGTGCCCGGAATACCTCTGATAGCGGAGTTCGAACGTAATTTACGCTATAAGGATTATAAATT
Coding sequences within:
- a CDS encoding carboxymuconolactone decarboxylase family protein, producing the protein MEHRPANRLFSLKESYRAFYYGLRTIKYMSQARRQKLLSTDFIERVMLAVTEVNGCAVCSYAHARLALEAGISSRQIQDMLSGVMDEVPAHQQPAVWFAQHYADSRANPSRLSWDRMIQLYGDAAAKGILGAIRMIMIGNIFGIPLGSFLNRFKGKPDKRSSIFYEIGMMGASIILVPVALAHALLDNLGRKPIIVFKSFPPASDTFYSKL